One stretch of Tepidibacter hydrothermalis DNA includes these proteins:
- the abc-f gene encoding ribosomal protection-like ABC-F family protein produces MIVLSCNNINKSFGVNSILKDISFTVNEGDKVGVVGINGTGKTTLFKILSGDYSYDNGDVYTSKSTEIGYLEQNMNFESTKNILDEVLTVFNDLISMEKDLRDMESKISIQSSQAESKELEKLMNEYSRKLELFSDKNGYGYKSEVKGVLKGLGFSDDDMVKNVNILSGGEKTRVLLAKLLLKKPTLLLLDEPTNHLDTDAVEWLEFFLKQYKGSILIISHDRYFLDQTVNRVFELHNKTLTAYNGNYSDFVKKSAIEKEIEQKKYEDQQKEIKRQEEVIEKLKAFGREKQVKRARSREKALDKVDVLKKPDAAAKKARIRFEPCVASGNDVLAVENLSIGYDDNVLFKNVDFNIYKGEKVALIGPNGIGKSSLFKVLMNNLELIDGNFKLGKNVNIGYFHQEQKTLNLDNTIIDEIWNENKLLQQSTIRTMLAAFLFEDEEVFKKISTLSGGERSRVALLKLMLSKSNFLLLDEPTNHLDINSKEVLEEALSNYEGTLLVISHDRYFLNTVVDKIILLGPDGIKEYLGNYDYYIEKKKQLEESVVEVTEEKTKTQIKEEKRKEREKKQSEKKLRVQRQNIEKEIMEVESEIENLNELMCQEEVYSNPEKSKEVTSKKSEFETKLENLYELWEGLM; encoded by the coding sequence ATGATTGTTTTATCTTGCAATAATATAAATAAAAGCTTTGGAGTAAATTCTATATTAAAGGATATAAGTTTTACAGTAAATGAAGGAGATAAAGTAGGTGTTGTAGGAATCAACGGAACTGGTAAAACCACTTTATTTAAGATATTATCAGGGGATTATTCTTATGATAACGGTGATGTATACACATCTAAGAGTACTGAAATAGGGTATTTAGAGCAAAATATGAATTTCGAATCCACAAAAAATATATTAGATGAAGTTTTAACAGTTTTCAATGATCTTATAAGTATGGAAAAAGATCTTCGCGATATGGAGTCTAAAATATCAATTCAGAGTTCACAGGCAGAATCTAAAGAACTTGAAAAATTAATGAATGAATACTCTCGGAAACTAGAATTATTTTCTGATAAAAATGGTTATGGTTATAAATCAGAAGTAAAAGGTGTTCTTAAAGGACTAGGTTTTTCTGATGATGATATGGTCAAAAATGTTAATATATTATCAGGAGGAGAGAAGACTAGAGTCCTTTTAGCTAAGCTTTTGCTTAAAAAACCAACTCTACTTCTACTAGATGAGCCTACCAACCATCTTGATACAGACGCTGTAGAGTGGCTTGAATTCTTCTTAAAGCAGTATAAAGGAAGTATTCTTATAATTTCCCATGATAGATACTTCTTAGATCAAACTGTAAATAGGGTATTTGAGCTTCATAACAAGACTTTAACTGCATATAATGGTAACTATTCTGATTTCGTAAAGAAATCAGCAATAGAAAAAGAAATAGAACAAAAAAAATATGAAGATCAACAAAAAGAAATAAAAAGACAAGAAGAAGTTATAGAAAAATTAAAAGCATTTGGTAGAGAAAAACAAGTTAAAAGAGCTAGAAGTAGAGAAAAAGCTCTTGATAAAGTAGATGTTTTAAAAAAGCCTGATGCAGCTGCTAAAAAAGCTCGTATTAGATTCGAGCCATGTGTAGCCAGTGGTAATGATGTATTAGCTGTTGAAAATTTATCTATTGGATACGATGATAATGTATTATTTAAAAATGTTGATTTTAATATATATAAAGGTGAAAAAGTGGCTCTTATAGGTCCTAATGGTATAGGTAAGTCATCTTTATTCAAAGTTTTAATGAATAATTTAGAACTCATAGATGGAAACTTCAAATTAGGCAAAAATGTTAATATAGGTTACTTTCATCAGGAGCAAAAAACTCTAAATTTAGATAATACTATAATTGATGAAATTTGGAATGAAAATAAATTACTACAACAAAGTACAATAAGAACTATGCTTGCAGCCTTTCTATTTGAAGATGAAGAGGTCTTCAAAAAAATATCGACTTTAAGTGGAGGCGAAAGATCTAGAGTAGCGCTTTTAAAGCTTATGCTTTCAAAATCAAACTTTTTACTTTTAGATGAGCCTACTAACCACTTAGATATTAACTCTAAAGAAGTGTTAGAGGAAGCTTTATCCAATTATGAAGGCACTTTATTAGTTATTTCACATGATAGATATTTCTTAAATACTGTTGTAGACAAAATAATCCTTCTAGGTCCGGATGGCATAAAAGAGTATCTTGGAAATTACGATTACTATATAGAAAAGAAAAAACAATTAGAAGAATCTGTGGTTGAAGTAACTGAAGAAAAAACTAAAACTCAAATAAAAGAAGAAAAAAGAAAAGAAAGAGAAAAGAAACAATCTGAAAAAAAATTGAGGGTTCAAAGGCAGAACATCGAAAAAGAAATAATGGAAGTTGAATCTGAAATAGAAAACCTAAATGAACTTATGTGCCAAGAAGAGGTGTATTCTAATCCTGAAAAATCTAAAGAAGTTACATCTAAAAAATCTGAATTTGAAACAAAACTAGAAAATTTATATGAATTGTGGGAAGGGCTTATGTAA
- the tsaD gene encoding tRNA (adenosine(37)-N6)-threonylcarbamoyltransferase complex transferase subunit TsaD: MNDIITLAIESSCDETSAAILKNGRDVISNIVATQIDLHKKFGGVVPEVASRKHVESIDAVIQSALDEANMTFDDIDIIGVTHGPGLVGALLVGLSTAKALSFALNKPLVGVNHIEGHISANFIQDKELEPPFICLIVSGGHTHLAEVKDYGKYEILGRTRDDAAGEAFDKIARAMKLGYPGGPIIDRLSKMGDKDSIKFPRIYLENDSYDFSFSGLKSSVLNYLNAKKMKNEDIVVEDVAASFQQSVVEVLTSKAIKAAKEKGYDKIVLAGGVAANSGLREMLVTECKSHNIDVKYPSLDLCTDNAAMIGCAAYYDYINGKVDDLSLNAVPNLKLGQK, encoded by the coding sequence ATGAATGATATAATAACTTTAGCAATAGAAAGTAGTTGTGATGAAACTTCTGCCGCTATACTTAAAAACGGAAGAGACGTGATATCTAATATAGTTGCAACTCAAATAGATCTTCACAAAAAATTTGGAGGAGTAGTTCCAGAAGTTGCGTCTAGAAAACATGTAGAGAGTATAGATGCAGTGATTCAAAGTGCTTTAGACGAGGCAAATATGACATTTGATGATATAGATATAATAGGTGTAACGCACGGACCAGGGCTAGTAGGAGCTTTATTAGTTGGACTATCTACTGCAAAGGCTTTATCATTTGCATTAAATAAGCCGCTTGTAGGAGTTAATCATATAGAAGGACATATAAGTGCAAACTTTATACAAGATAAAGAATTAGAACCTCCTTTTATATGTTTGATAGTGTCGGGTGGACATACTCATCTTGCAGAAGTTAAAGACTATGGAAAATACGAGATACTTGGAAGAACTAGAGATGATGCAGCTGGTGAGGCATTTGACAAAATAGCAAGAGCAATGAAACTTGGCTATCCAGGAGGACCTATAATAGATAGATTATCTAAGATGGGAGATAAGGATAGCATTAAATTCCCTAGGATATACTTAGAGAATGATAGCTATGATTTTAGTTTTAGTGGGCTTAAATCATCAGTTTTAAATTATTTAAATGCAAAAAAAATGAAAAATGAAGATATAGTAGTTGAAGATGTTGCGGCATCATTCCAACAAAGTGTTGTAGAAGTACTTACTAGCAAAGCTATAAAGGCAGCTAAAGAAAAAGGTTATGATAAAATAGTTCTAGCGGGAGGAGTAGCCGCAAACTCTGGGCTTAGAGAAATGTTAGTAACTGAGTGTAAAAGTCATAATATAGATGTTAAATATCCATCCCTTGATTTATGTACAGATAATGCTGCTATGATAGGGTGTGCAGCTTATTACGATTATATAAACGGTAAGGTAGATGACCTTAGCTTAAACGCAGTTCCGAATTTAAAACTAGGACAAAAATAG
- the rimI gene encoding ribosomal protein S18-alanine N-acetyltransferase, with the protein MENNIVIRNLQEKDIDDLVEIEELCFKTPWTKHSLQKELKNKLARYKVIEKDSKIVAYAGIWFVVDEGHITNVAVHPDHRGLGHGNQIIEALIDECAKSNIISMTLEVRKSNDTAIKLYKKYGFKLSGIRPGYYTDTQEDALIMWKDIEKGEEI; encoded by the coding sequence ATGGAAAATAATATAGTTATAAGAAATCTACAAGAAAAAGATATAGATGATTTAGTGGAAATAGAAGAACTTTGTTTTAAGACACCTTGGACAAAGCATTCATTACAAAAAGAACTCAAAAACAAACTTGCAAGATACAAGGTAATAGAAAAAGATTCAAAAATAGTGGCTTATGCAGGAATTTGGTTTGTAGTAGATGAAGGTCATATAACAAATGTTGCAGTTCATCCTGATCATAGGGGATTAGGTCATGGAAATCAGATTATAGAAGCTTTAATAGATGAATGTGCAAAAAGTAATATAATATCTATGACTCTTGAAGTTAGAAAATCAAATGATACAGCTATTAAGTTATACAAAAAATACGGTTTTAAATTGTCTGGAATAAGACCTGGATATTATACGGATACTCAGGAGGATGCACTTATTATGTGGAAAGATATAGAAAAAGGAGAAGAAATATGA
- the tsaB gene encoding tRNA (adenosine(37)-N6)-threonylcarbamoyltransferase complex dimerization subunit type 1 TsaB, producing the protein MKVLGIDTSSKAASVAIMEDDKLISEYTINNNKTHSQKLMLIIENMFKLNEMSAEDIDLISVCVGPGSFTGLRIGVATAKAIAHVRDIPVVVVNSLEALAFNMAMTNKTVCPMIDAQKKQVYTCKYSWDKDCLLKVEDIDVKKVDDLAAEFKSSCEEFVLVGEGVGLHKEVFENINNVYIAPNSHRTSRASSICEIGIQKFKKGDTKTHYDVVPYYIRKSQAEVQYEEKMKRLKEDGK; encoded by the coding sequence ATGAAGGTACTTGGAATTGATACATCTTCAAAAGCTGCATCTGTTGCAATTATGGAAGATGATAAACTTATATCAGAATATACTATAAATAATAATAAAACACATTCACAAAAGCTTATGCTGATAATTGAAAATATGTTTAAACTTAATGAAATGAGTGCTGAGGATATAGATCTAATATCAGTATGTGTGGGGCCTGGTTCATTTACAGGGCTTAGGATTGGAGTTGCTACAGCTAAAGCTATAGCTCATGTGAGAGATATACCTGTGGTTGTTGTAAATTCACTTGAAGCACTTGCGTTCAATATGGCTATGACAAACAAAACAGTATGTCCTATGATTGATGCACAAAAAAAACAAGTGTATACTTGTAAATATTCTTGGGATAAAGATTGTTTATTAAAAGTAGAAGACATAGATGTAAAAAAAGTAGATGATTTAGCAGCGGAATTTAAATCTTCATGTGAAGAATTTGTATTGGTTGGAGAAGGTGTAGGTTTACATAAAGAAGTTTTCGAAAATATAAATAATGTATATATAGCTCCTAATTCTCATAGAACATCAAGAGCATCTAGCATATGCGAAATAGGTATACAGAAATTTAAAAAAGGAGATACAAAAACTCATTATGATGTAGTACCTTATTATATAAGAAAATCTCAAGCAGAGGTTCAATATGAAGAAAAGATGAAGAGGTTGAAGGAAGATGGAAAATAA
- the tsaE gene encoding tRNA (adenosine(37)-N6)-threonylcarbamoyltransferase complex ATPase subunit type 1 TsaE yields the protein MDKIYLKNEQETSEIGYRLGQLLNKGDVVCLIGDLGAGKTTITKSIAKALEVDDYITSPTFTIVNEYDGKYPLYHFDVYRISSSEDMYEIGFEEYLYGDGICIIEWANLIEDILPDEYINIELNYKDEGREMIITTHGEHYENIIKEIIK from the coding sequence ATGGACAAGATATATTTAAAGAATGAACAAGAGACTAGTGAAATTGGATATAGATTAGGGCAACTTTTAAATAAAGGTGATGTAGTATGCTTAATAGGGGATTTAGGTGCTGGAAAAACTACTATAACAAAGAGTATAGCAAAAGCGCTTGAAGTAGATGATTATATTACAAGCCCTACATTTACGATAGTCAATGAATACGATGGAAAATACCCTCTGTATCACTTTGATGTTTATAGAATATCATCTAGTGAAGATATGTATGAGATAGGATTTGAAGAGTATTTATATGGAGATGGGATATGTATTATAGAGTGGGCTAATTTAATAGAAGATATACTTCCAGATGAATATATAAATATAGAACTTAACTACAAAGATGAGGGTAGAGAAATGATAATTACTACTCATGGAGAACATTACGAAAACATAATAAAGGAGATAATTAAATAA
- a CDS encoding sensor histidine kinase — protein MKLWQKIYLVLIVLFLITFNIVGFAIIQKNYNESIDKEIQNSLKQHDSIAYAIDMNFNLFNDYAYVIDYIKKETIKNDIKIEFLTKDNDILFSNLGFDISSQREELKSLTLYKKNYILRRVEEREYIFVSSLINVNDKNFKFSYVKNIDYIYNEKNDDYNFLLKFEIYILLIFAIIIYFISRKITSPIDSIIESTQNISSGNYDKRLDIKSLDELGILSSNFNVMADKIEEKILELQNINDEKQRFIDNLTHEIKTPLTSIIGYSNLLLTTKVDEKIQYESLKYINSEGKRLQELSSKMMNLICLNADNFEMKNENIMEILKYIKESFRIKLNEKNINLIINGKDCNLYIEKDLMTIMISNLVDNAIKASCNNSNIYLNSYKENLNTIIELRDTGIGISKEHIDKIIEPFYMVDKSRSRKNNGAGIGLSICKKIADIHNADIEIESEINKGTTIRVIFK, from the coding sequence ATGAAGCTATGGCAAAAAATATATTTAGTACTCATTGTATTATTTCTCATTACATTTAACATAGTAGGGTTTGCTATAATACAAAAAAACTATAACGAAAGTATAGATAAAGAAATTCAAAATTCCTTAAAACAACATGATAGTATAGCATATGCAATAGATATGAATTTTAACTTATTCAACGATTATGCGTATGTTATAGATTATATAAAAAAAGAAACTATTAAAAATGATATTAAAATAGAGTTTTTAACTAAAGATAACGATATACTTTTTAGCAATTTGGGTTTTGATATATCTTCTCAAAGAGAAGAATTGAAATCTTTGACTTTGTATAAAAAGAACTATATTTTAAGAAGGGTAGAAGAGAGAGAGTATATATTTGTATCAAGTCTTATAAATGTAAATGATAAAAATTTTAAATTTTCATATGTAAAAAATATAGATTATATATACAATGAAAAGAATGACGATTATAATTTTTTATTAAAGTTTGAGATATATATATTACTTATATTCGCTATAATAATATATTTTATAAGTAGAAAAATAACTAGTCCTATAGATAGTATTATAGAATCTACACAGAATATATCAAGTGGAAATTATGATAAAAGGCTGGATATAAAATCTTTAGATGAGTTAGGAATATTATCAAGTAACTTCAATGTTATGGCAGATAAAATAGAAGAAAAAATACTTGAGCTACAAAACATAAATGATGAAAAACAAAGATTTATAGATAATCTAACACACGAAATAAAAACTCCATTAACATCTATAATAGGATATTCTAACTTACTTCTTACAACAAAAGTAGATGAAAAAATACAATACGAATCTTTAAAATATATAAATAGTGAGGGTAAAAGATTACAAGAGTTATCTAGCAAAATGATGAATCTGATATGCCTTAATGCAGATAACTTTGAGATGAAAAATGAAAATATAATGGAAATACTTAAATATATAAAAGAATCATTTAGAATAAAACTAAATGAAAAGAATATAAACCTCATAATAAATGGGAAGGACTGTAATTTATATATTGAAAAAGACTTAATGACTATAATGATATCAAATCTAGTAGATAATGCTATAAAAGCTTCTTGCAATAACTCTAACATATATCTTAATTCATATAAAGAAAACTTAAATACAATAATAGAGCTTAGAGATACAGGAATTGGAATATCTAAGGAACATATAGATAAGATTATAGAACCTTTTTATATGGTAGATAAATCTAGGAGTAGGAAAAATAATGGAGCTGGAATAGGTCTATCTATATGCAAAAAAATAGCTGATATTCATAATGCTGATATAGAAATAGAAAGTGAAATAAACAAAGGAACTACAATAAGAGTTATATTCAAGTAA
- a CDS encoding response regulator transcription factor produces the protein MINILIVEDEASISNLIKINLDVAGYSTRQAYDGEEALDIISENKIDLILLDVMIPKIDGFELIQKIKHMNIPVIFLTAKDSLIDKVTGLRLGAEDYIVKPFEAIELLARIEVVLRRYGNNDNIIKFKNISILLNDRVVKINDKVVDLTLKEFELFVLLLKNKNVALTREGILQKVWGYEYYGETRTVDNHIQKIRSKLNLNDNIKTVYKVGYRLED, from the coding sequence ATGATAAATATATTGATAGTAGAAGATGAAGCTAGTATATCTAATTTGATAAAGATTAATTTAGATGTAGCAGGATACAGTACAAGACAAGCTTATGATGGAGAAGAAGCTTTAGATATAATAAGTGAAAATAAAATTGATTTGATACTTTTAGATGTTATGATACCCAAAATTGATGGGTTTGAATTAATACAAAAAATAAAACACATGAATATACCTGTTATATTTCTTACTGCTAAAGATTCTCTTATAGATAAGGTAACAGGTCTTAGACTAGGTGCTGAAGATTATATAGTAAAACCATTTGAAGCTATAGAGCTTCTTGCAAGGATAGAGGTTGTTCTTAGAAGGTATGGAAATAATGACAATATAATAAAATTTAAAAATATAAGTATCCTTTTAAATGATAGAGTTGTGAAAATAAATGATAAAGTAGTGGATTTGACTTTAAAGGAGTTCGAACTTTTCGTATTATTATTAAAAAATAAAAATGTGGCTTTAACTAGAGAAGGTATACTTCAAAAAGTTTGGGGATATGAGTATTATGGAGAAACTAGAACTGTAGACAATCATATTCAAAAGATAAGAAGTAAACTAAATTTAAATGACAATATAAAAACTGTTTATAAAGTTGGATATAGATTGGAGGATTAA
- a CDS encoding ECF transporter S component, giving the protein MYNQATTKKNLFTTSVLVKISILSVISYLIMFIEFPIVFAPGFLKLDFSDIPAIIGGFALGPVAGIFIELIKNLLHFITKTDTGGVGEIANFLIGGAFVFISSGIYHLGKNKKNAIIGCLIGTIGMSIVGALANQYLLIPFYANMFPIDAIVQMGTVVNKNIVDVKTLIYYGVVPFNIFKGIVMSVVTAILYKKVSCIIK; this is encoded by the coding sequence ATGTATAATCAAGCTACTACAAAGAAGAATCTTTTCACTACATCTGTTTTAGTTAAAATATCTATTCTATCTGTTATATCATATTTAATAATGTTTATTGAGTTTCCAATAGTATTTGCACCCGGTTTTTTAAAATTAGATTTTTCTGATATACCAGCTATAATAGGTGGTTTTGCTCTAGGGCCAGTGGCTGGAATATTTATAGAACTTATAAAAAATTTATTACACTTTATAACAAAAACTGATACAGGTGGTGTTGGAGAAATAGCTAACTTTCTAATAGGAGGAGCTTTCGTATTTATATCATCTGGAATATACCATCTTGGAAAGAACAAAAAGAATGCTATAATTGGATGCTTGATAGGAACAATAGGTATGAGTATAGTTGGAGCTTTAGCTAATCAGTATTTGCTTATTCCATTTTACGCAAATATGTTTCCAATAGATGCTATAGTTCAAATGGGAACTGTTGTAAACAAGAATATAGTAGATGTTAAGACTTTAATATACTATGGAGTTGTACCTTTCAATATATTTAAAGGTATTGTAATGTCTGTTGTTACAGCTATCTTGTATAAGAAGGTTTCTTGCATAATAAAGTAG
- a CDS encoding amidohydrolase, with translation MLCIKNAKINTVTNGIIQGDILIENGKIKEIGKDIVVPLDVKVVDAKENYVFPGFIDPHTHVGMWEDGMGHEGADGNEETDPITPHLSAVDGINAMDRNFKEAYEGGITTVASGPGSANVIGGQFIALKTYGDRIDDMVLKTIGMKIAFGENPKSAYGKEDKTPQTRMATAALLRETLKRAQFYLEDMIDYEEDEDCDRPEYDNKLEALIPVLKKEIPLKAHAHRADDIFTAIRIAKEFDLDLTIDHCTEGHLITKHLSKENYPVLVGPSLSERCKIELRNLTFETPGILSNEGLNVSLMTDHPVVPIQYLPLCASLAVKAGMDKNKAIEAITINPAKVLGLDDRIGSIEVGKDADIVIWNGHPLDIQSNVACTIINGEVVYSA, from the coding sequence ATGTTATGCATAAAAAATGCTAAAATAAACACAGTGACAAATGGAATTATACAAGGAGATATATTAATCGAAAACGGTAAAATAAAAGAAATAGGAAAAGACATAGTGGTACCTCTAGATGTAAAAGTGGTAGATGCAAAAGAAAACTATGTATTTCCAGGATTTATAGACCCTCATACTCATGTTGGAATGTGGGAAGATGGAATGGGACATGAAGGGGCTGATGGAAATGAAGAGACAGACCCTATAACACCTCACTTAAGTGCTGTTGATGGAATTAATGCCATGGATAGAAACTTTAAAGAAGCATATGAGGGTGGAATTACAACTGTAGCAAGTGGTCCTGGAAGTGCTAACGTAATAGGAGGACAATTTATAGCTTTAAAAACATATGGAGATAGAATAGATGATATGGTATTAAAGACTATAGGAATGAAAATAGCTTTTGGAGAAAATCCTAAATCAGCATATGGAAAAGAAGATAAAACTCCACAAACAAGAATGGCTACAGCAGCTTTACTTAGAGAAACATTAAAAAGAGCTCAATTTTATCTTGAAGATATGATAGATTATGAAGAAGATGAAGATTGTGACAGACCTGAATACGATAATAAGTTAGAAGCATTGATTCCTGTTCTTAAGAAAGAAATACCACTTAAAGCTCATGCACATAGAGCTGATGATATATTTACAGCTATTAGAATCGCAAAAGAATTTGATCTAGATCTTACTATAGATCATTGTACCGAAGGCCACTTAATAACAAAGCATTTATCTAAAGAAAACTATCCAGTTCTTGTAGGACCATCTTTATCAGAAAGATGTAAAATAGAGCTTAGAAATTTAACATTTGAAACACCTGGAATTCTGTCTAATGAAGGACTTAATGTTTCTCTAATGACAGATCACCCTGTTGTTCCAATTCAATACTTACCTCTTTGTGCATCTCTTGCTGTAAAAGCTGGAATGGATAAGAATAAGGCTATAGAAGCTATAACTATAAATCCTGCTAAGGTTTTAGGTCTTGACGATAGAATAGGATCTATAGAAGTTGGAAAAGATGCAGATATAGTTATATGGAATGGGCATCCACTTGATATTCAAAGTAACGTAGCATGTACCATAATAAATGGTGAGGTAGTTTACTCAGCTTAA
- a CDS encoding ATP-binding protein yields MIQWGNIGVIGSSKLFAVDLMKKTIDEALDNNRKCAFLGEKKLLNTIGNYRDDEVIVIEDNKIEVEEYKKYFNMSIVITSDWIHKYRYYISENKEIYFDIITNKNHRILTFFNIIDFEIELIDKFLVIHDKLIFENENERQSIEVEDLSNIKFLLKSIKKSKIDNLDLQKNKKNLETLNNSIINFSFESDIEKITKNVIETVLEITDADYGSITVLFSSNKIEKEYSYSKIDMTYSYRIHCNGEIVGILTLGYRENYNKGKADEYIIDVICSSLGDIIYAIKEKEEGKLLKKTDKNIRYTGELAGGIVHDLNNIFSIIKGYTQLLGINKQAYNIKEYINIIQDGANEAIDKVKTLQDFSRNIKEDKKYILINDIIKKAIKTTRPKWENMTYIKGRNIDIILNLNSEKTIFVQESDIQESIVNMILNSVDSMEEGGNIYINTYDLDGEVLIEIIDQGKGMDKEILDNIFKPFFTTKQKSTGLGLSIVKKNIEANEGNIGATSIKGQMSKFEIRLPIKEENEECYA; encoded by the coding sequence ATGATTCAGTGGGGGAATATAGGGGTTATAGGTTCATCTAAACTATTTGCAGTAGATTTAATGAAAAAAACTATAGATGAAGCGCTGGATAATAATAGAAAATGTGCATTTTTAGGAGAAAAGAAATTACTAAACACTATAGGGAATTATAGAGATGATGAAGTTATAGTTATAGAGGATAATAAAATTGAAGTAGAAGAATATAAAAAATACTTTAATATGAGTATAGTGATAACTTCAGATTGGATACATAAATACAGATATTATATTTCGGAAAATAAAGAGATATACTTTGATATTATAACTAATAAAAATCATAGAATATTAACATTTTTTAATATAATTGATTTTGAAATCGAACTTATAGATAAATTTTTAGTAATCCATGATAAATTAATATTTGAAAATGAAAATGAAAGACAAAGTATAGAAGTTGAAGACCTAAGTAATATAAAATTTTTATTAAAATCTATAAAAAAATCTAAAATAGATAATCTAGATCTTCAAAAGAACAAAAAGAATTTGGAAACATTGAATAACTCTATAATAAACTTTAGTTTTGAAAGTGACATTGAAAAAATAACAAAAAATGTTATAGAAACTGTACTTGAAATAACAGATGCAGATTATGGTTCTATAACAGTATTATTTAGCAGCAATAAAATAGAAAAAGAATACTCTTACTCTAAGATAGATATGACTTATAGTTATAGAATACATTGTAATGGAGAAATAGTAGGAATATTAACCCTTGGATATCGAGAAAATTATAATAAAGGAAAAGCAGACGAATATATAATAGATGTTATATGCAGTAGTTTGGGAGATATAATATATGCAATAAAAGAAAAAGAAGAGGGGAAATTACTTAAGAAAACAGATAAAAATATAAGATATACTGGTGAACTTGCTGGAGGAATAGTGCATGATCTTAACAATATATTTTCTATAATAAAGGGATATACTCAACTTCTTGGCATAAATAAACAAGCGTATAATATAAAAGAATATATAAATATAATCCAAGATGGAGCTAATGAAGCTATAGATAAGGTTAAAACTTTGCAGGATTTCTCTAGAAACATAAAAGAAGATAAGAAATATATATTAATAAATGATATAATTAAAAAAGCCATAAAGACTACTAGGCCTAAATGGGAGAATATGACTTATATAAAAGGCAGAAATATAGACATAATATTGAATTTAAATAGTGAAAAAACTATATTCGTGCAAGAATCTGATATACAAGAATCAATTGTAAATATGATATTGAACTCAGTGGATTCTATGGAAGAAGGCGGAAATATATATATAAACACTTATGATTTAGATGGAGAAGTATTAATCGAAATAATAGACCAAGGAAAAGGAATGGATAAAGAAATATTAGATAACATATTTAAACCATTCTTTACTACAAAGCAAAAAAGTACAGGTCTTGGTCTTAGTATAGTTAAGAAAAATATAGAAGCGAATGAAGGAAATATAGGTGCCACTTCTATTAAAGGACAAATGTCTAAATTTGAAATACGACTGCCTATAAAGGAGGAAAATGAAGAATGTTATGCATAA